The DNA sequence GAACCGGATATAACACTGGATTCAGCACCAGCACTAGCTGCTACAACTCCATTGCTGGGTACTACGTTAAAAGATACAGGCCCGGATTCAGAACAAATAGAACTCACAGGCAGACTTAATTGAACCGGAGCATCATACCAGTCTCTTATAGTCGTGTATTGAGAGCATCCTCCTCCAGTTACCTTCACTCCTATCACCGGAATATTTTTCGGATCCAGGTTAGAATATTTATAGCTTATCTTACCATTTATAGGTTTTGGCGGAGTAAACTGTCCGGTCCCCAGGAAGTCCCATTCGTACATATATTCTGTAAAATATGGTCCGGAAACGTCAATATTTATTGTTGTTTCTGTTGAACTGTTAGCTGGATAATCAACAGTATAATTAATACTAACTTTAGGAGGTGGAATAACCTTAATACGGCAGTTCGTTGGTTTATCGTTTACAGTAAAAGTAATATATTGACCATACAAAGCAGAATTCACTGCATTTGGATTGAAGGAATAACTACCATTGCCGGACACAACACTGGCTTCAGCACCAGCACTTGCTTTCACAATCCCATTCGTAGGGAAAAGGTCAATAAAAGGTATAGAATCAGATACAGAACAAATAATATCTGTTGCTAAACTTAACCGAACCGGAGCATCGTACCAGTCTCTTATTATAACGTCCTGAATACAGCCGCTGCCATCCACTTTTACTCTTATTACCGGAATATTTTTCAGATCCAGATTGAGGTACTTATAGCTCACAAATCCATGCACATCCGGTTTTATAGGAACCCAGACATCGTTACCAAGGAAATCCCAGCTGTAATCATAATCTGCAAAATTTGTCCCGGAAACTTTAACGTTTACTATTGTTGCTGTTGAATCTCCTCCAGGATAAATAACAGGCTCAACGACTTCTATTTTTACATCCGGTTCTGAAATCACCTTAATGCTGCAATCTGTAGCTTTCCCATTCACAGTAAATGTAATTTCCTGGCCATAGAACTGTTCTTCCACAGCCTTCGGATCGAAGACATATTGCCCATTGATGATTTTCACGCCATTACCAACACTTGCTTTGATCACTCCATTCATAGGGGATACTGTAAAAGGTATTGGGCTGGATTCAGCACAGATAACAGAAGTTGGCAAACTTAATTTGATGATCGCTTTTGGAGTACAACAGATGTATGGAAGCGAAAAGTCTGCAATAACTTTTGGATTTCTTATGGAATCATACACCATAATAAAAGTACCTTTTCTTTCAACGCCTCGTTTATGCTCTAATCCGGAGTTCTTTTCTACGTATTCATTGAAATAAGCTTTTGTCAGGTCTTTATTTCCTTTCAATTCTTCTAAAGACAAGAGCATAATATCAAATCCCAGCTGCTGCTTATCCTTGATTTCCTTTATCTGTTCAAAAGCAACCTGATAATCCATTCCCTGATGACCTTCAATATTATAAAACGAATAGTTATCTATATTGAGATTTAAAGGACTTACTTGTTCGGAGTTTCCTATTAATACCCAATCAGTATCAAATGTCAGATTATTGCCGGATGACCGATTGCTTGTCTTATCAAAATTCCATGTTTTTAAAAACTCTTCTGTAACATGATAGTAAAAAGGAACTGCCTTATTGCCCAGAGGATTTAATTTTTGCGAAGGGGTAATTTTAACCCGTTCTTTATTTTTGATAATAGTATCAGGATCAAAACTTCCCACCTGTTGATTAAAACGCTTGATTAAGGTTTTAACTTTTTGAGTTGCTTTTTCATCATCTAAAGCAGGAGAATTATAAAACTGGTGTCTTGAGGAATCCAATTGGATATCCGATATTAACTTTCCAAGCATGATATGTTTAGGAAAGGATGCAAAATCCGGGAAACATTTAGTAAATGCTTTAGGAAGTAATTCTACAATTTCAGAATAGGTATCCATCAAATCCTTTATCACATCATAAGTATACTGAAAACCTTTTTCCTGATTAATAACTCTGTCTATTAATGCTTTGAACACGTCATAGCTGGCACTTGAAACGCCTAGAATTTTGGCGATTGCTGCTGTTTTTTCAAAAACACTCTTCCCATAATCAGCTTTCTCTACCGCCTTGATATATGCATTTTTTAAATCAGAGACATTCAGCCTATTTTCTGAAACAAAACGCTCTAAAATAATCCGGTTTTGTTTTACAGGCTCCATGATATCCTCTATAAACAAAGGATGAGGCTGAAGACGGTCTTTTCTTTTGGGCTTAACCTCACCCGTTACAGGATCGGGCAGAGAAAAACCATCTTCCCCAAGAATATGAGTGATGCCACTCGCTGTAGTAACCAATACTTTAAGATTTCTAATCTGCTGTATTCCATGGTTATCACAGTCAACGCCTCTACAAGGTTTAACCTCTTTTTCATAATCTTCCAAATACAGCAGTAAGTATTTGTCTTCTAAATTTGTAAGATTATTAACAGGCTGAAAATCAGACTTTGCTTCGTGAGCTGTTGCCAGTTCCCATAGTTCAATCTGCTCACTACCTTCGTAAAATGCCGGATATTTTATCTTAAAATTATCATATGCTTTAAAATGGGTAAAGTTTTTATTTTCCAGATCAACCGTCTTCAGATCGCTCATGTACAAGTCTTCACTCGTCTTGCTGGTATTACTCAGTGTCAGTAAATCTCCGTCGGTTGTAATGGCGGCTCCCTGGGAAAGCTCTATGCTATCTAAAAGTCTGTTTTTATAAATAAGTTTTGGTTTGAGGCCACATACAACACCTACCCCCTGCAGCAATACTCTGGACAAACGGTCCTGATCTTCGAAGGAGTCCAAAAATTCATTGAACTGATCAGGATCCTCCAGATACTGCCCTTTACTGAACTTTCGATATTGAACTGTTATATTACTTAATTGATTATTCATTATTGTTCATTTTTAATGATTTATTAAGGTCTTTTTAATAAACTTCATAGACAATTCAAACTGTCTATGAAGTTATTATCTGACTATTATTTTGTCACTCCTGTACAAGGGTTTATTTTTAGGAAATTCCCGTTTGGATATCCTTTATAAATAGGAACTGTAGCATTTGCTAAGTAGATTTCCGTATAAGCAACATCCTGGTGGCAACCAGTAGGTGGTCTGTTATTAACAGGTAAAGCACATTCAAGAGAAAACTCTACAAAACCATCCCATGATTGTGATGCCATTTGCTTAGCTTCGGCCTGAGTAATGATAATTTCATTATATCTGCTCAGCGCAGGAGTACCTGGTTTATGGTTACCTCTATCCTGATTACCTCCTGTATTACTTAAATGGATATTTCCAATAAAGCCAGGGTATGGATTGACCCCTCCTATTACAATATTATTTCCTTTTAAGTTGAAGGTGGCATCATTACAAACGTGACCCTGGTCTACATCGTCTCTGTACTGAATAACGACTCTCATACCACTTAAACATGAAATCGTAGACTGACCTTTTAATTTTAGCGGAGCTAATCTGTACACATTACTGCACCCATTAGCATTAGTTACCGTAAGTGTTGGATTAAAGGTTTTTTCCTGTCCTGCAACAAGCTTATACACATGAAGTTTTTTGTTAGCAGGTGCCTCGTTATGTACGATTGGAGTATTATCATCAAAATTCCAGGTAAATGTAAGACCTGTAAAATCACCGGTAACATTAAATTCAACCGTAGCATCCGGATTGTTTGCATTTTCGTCCATCGTAGGAGCATCATAGCTCACAGTACCTGTAGTAACAGATACGTTTGGCTGTGCATACACAATCATCTGTGCTTCCACCGGATCATCATTCACAGTAAACGTAATAGTTTGTCCAAAATAAGCTGCGTTAACCAATGCAGGATCGAAGAAGCTTTGACCTCCGGATTGTGTAACGGCAGGAATCTGAGCACCATTCACAAATGCTTTTACCTGTCCGTCTAACGGAACAATGGTCATGGCAATCGGAGCATCTTTCTGGCATAATTTGTTTTTCGGTAGCGACAAGAATGCAGGGTCCTTTTTAGAACAGCAAAGGTATGGCAATGAAAAGTCTGCAAGAACCTGGTTTTCAGTTTCCGAATTATAAATCAAAGCAAAAGTTCCACCCGGTTCTACGCCGGCTACGTGCTCCAAGCCCGATTTTCTTTCTAAAAATTCGCTCAAAAGCTCACTTACAACATCATCTTTTTTAGGATCTTGTTTTACAACGGTAATTCCTTCGGATGATCCTTCTTTTGAGAATTCAGCCTGATTCAGCAATCTTAACTGTTCATCCAGCTTAGAGATGTTCAGCAAGGTATTCTGTGAATTGAATGCCCTGTTGCTGACATCATTGGAAATGGATGTCAACTGCTTTCTCAATTCTTCTATGGATACTGTTTTTTCTCTGACTGGCGGCTCACCACCGGGTTTTTCACCTTTATTCAGGACCAGTGCAATGACATCAAAAGCTAATCCGTATTGTGTTTTAAGATCATTGATGTTTTGCAATGCTGTTTTATAAGGCATTCCCAGGTGACCTTCAATTCTATAGAAGTCATTATTGTCAATGTTATAATTCAGTGGATTCTGAATAAAGTCTTCTCCTGCCAAATTAGCTGTATGATAGCTTAGATTGTAAGCTGATCTATCGGTTTTTGTTTTTTCAAAGTTCCATTGCGCCAATAAGGATTTATCTACATTATAGTAGTATGGTATTGCTTTATTACCTAATCTTACATTCAGATTTGAAGGGGTAATTTTAATACGTCCGATATAGGATTGAAATCCATTGACTTTCTGCACAAAACGGTTGGCAAGCATCACCACTCTTTCATAATTCTCGTCATCACTGGTAGTAACCGGTGAATTATAAAAACCGTGTCGTAAAGGAGTATAACCTCCTAATTCCTGCTTTGCTCCAACATTTCCCAACATAAGGTGTTTAGGGAATGAAGCAATATCCGGACAGCATTCAGCATTCAGATGCAGAATCAAACCTTTTATTTCATTATAGGTATCAATCAGATCCTTTAGTAAATCATATCGGTACTGATAATCTTCCAAGCCCGGAGAAGTTCCTGACAGTAAAGGATTCAATTTGTCAAAGAGCGTCTGTCCTCCCAGATTCATGTTTACATTAAAAGTTCCTGCAATGGAAGTAAATCCGTCACTTAATTCTGCAACAGTACTGATGGCACCCTGAAATTTTGTTTTTAGCTGTGGTACTGTTTTTACAAGTGTATCCAGAATAACTCTTTTGGCTTCTATGTTCGGTAAGCTGTCAAAAAGCTTTTCATAAAAATTATGTTGCTTATAAATTGTATCTTTTGCATCACCTTTCTCAATAAGCTCTGAAACAGATGCTGTATCTGCAAGAAGCACTTTAAGATTAGAAATCTGCTCAGATCCGTTATTGTCACAATCAGCATCCTGACATGGATTCTCATCGTTGGAATAACTTTCTAAATACAGAATTACAACTTTATCGCTCAATGAACTGCGAATGTCTATTACCGGCTTAAAATCTCCGGCATTAGCACCTCCGTTTACCAGCTTTAGATACTCTTGCGTTGTAAATAATTCCAAAAGAGGAATTTGCTGCCCTCCGATAAGAAAATGTTCATATCCTACGACATCAATATAATTTCTGTAGTATCTGTAATTTTTAGCCTTGAAGTCAATGGTAGCTTCTGAATTTTTGCTTCCCGCCTGGCGCAGTGTTATTAAGTCTCCATCGGTAGTAACACCGGCTCCTTGTGTAATTGCAATCGTATCAAAGGGAATCTCAAGATCTCTATCTCCAGATGTTTTTTCTGCTAAAGCAGGTGAGATTTCAAGCTCCACATATTCTGATTGAAAACCACACACAATTCCTACACCGCTCAGACGGGTTCTTGATAGTCTGTCCTGATCTTCAAAATAATCTATAAATTCGTTTAATTGCCCTTCTGTTAACGCCTGATTGTCGTTGAACTTTCTATATTGGGTTGTTACATTGTCTAATTTAGTATTCATTATTTTTCAATTTTTTTTGATAAGTTGGATTGTCCTAATATGATTTTTCCGTCCAGAATGTCACTATCACTGGCATCGCAGTCTAAAAGCCTTCCCGGTCGATAGATATTGTTCAAATGACTAAGAGCGGTCAATAAATCCGTAATGCTGTTTCCGAGATTCAGGATATTGTTTCTTGACTTATCTGAAAGATATTTTTTAAATGCTGTTTCAAATTCAGCCAGATCGTTCTGAGCGGTTTGTTTTTCACTCAAACGGTCTCCCACCCAGCAGATTTTGGCTAAAACATGAGCCGGAATTTCCTGTCTGATCACGGTTTCTGCATAACGTCTGAAATCAGGATCCTGAAAACGATACGCAAACCCGGGAAGAACAACACTTACCCTGTAAGAATAAGGATCAAACACATCTGTTTCACACCCTTCTTCACAGGAAGACATAAAGGCTTCCGAATATTCTATCGGATCTGTTGTAGGATTTTCTTCTTCCAGGTCATACATAATTCTGAAAGTACCTCCAACAGACATACAGCCAATACCTCCCATAAGTTTATAATCCTTAGTAGTTGGTTTTAATAATAAATGCTCAACAAGGAAAATACCTTCTTCTGTAAATTCGTATTTGAAATAACTGATCGTCTCTTCAATTCCTTTTTTCAGGTCTTTCAATTCTGGGTAAGGATTGGTTTTTTTGTGAACAGCAATGACATTTTTCTGGTCATCCAGAATTTCAAAATAATAGTTGCCTCCTAATGAAACGCGGATTTTAATATTTCCAATTAAACAGTAATCCTTTTCACAATTTTTCAGTTTTTCTAATGTTTCTTCCGGCTTGCTCTCATCCAGTTTGGCTAATGCATTTTCAAGATCTTCCTGATCAATCTGAATGGTTTGATAAATGGCTTCATTCAGGTTTTTGATTGCAATATGCTCAGTCGTATAACTGTTTACAGAGGATAAGACAATATTATTACCGGTATCTTTTATTTTCCAGGTATATGTTTTTTTACCTGCATTGTCTATTGTTTCAATGATGGATACCGGTGATTGGGATAAGTTTCTCTGGGTATAATCTTTAATTCCCAGCAAACGGGCAATTCTTTTCTGAACACCGGAAATATTACTGGTATTCCACAGATCAGAATCTCCGATCAGTGTATAATTATAGCCTAATCCCCTATCTTTACTTAATGATGAATACTCTTTTAAGAAGTTTTCTTTGTTCCTTAAAACAATTTCATCGGTAGATTTTCCATACAGTGATTTCATTAAGAAAGTATAGTCACTGAATGTTTCAGCAAAACGGGAGATCAGATGGTCCAGCACTTCATTTCGGCGCTCCACACTGTTATCCAGTTCTTTATACAATGAATCTGTAAGCTGATCATCATTTTCTGTATCATAGTCAGAAACCAGTTCATCAAAACCTTTAATATTTTTAAGAGTCTGTGTAAAAAACGTTCTTTTTAACTTACCATTGATGCTCAATACTTCTTTTATTTTTTCAAGATGTTTGAAATATCCGGCAAGAATCTGATCAAAAAACAGCAAATACCCTTTCATTTGTTTGGCCAAAGCTTCTCTTTCCGGGGATTGATTTCCTATAATTCCTGATTCTCCTACTCCATAGGTATCCGGGAATTCATTCAGAATAGTAGCATAGTTCGCAATATCATATGAAGTTCCCTGAGGTAATGCCAATTCTTTATTTTGTCTTGCATCATCTCTAAGCACTTCTTCTTCTCTTTTAAGAGTTTCCAGGTAATCCTGAACTTTTTTATCATTGATATTTAACGGAAGAGATCCTTTACTGTAACTGAATGAACTCAGCTCGCACAGTTCCGGTTTTCTGCCCTTTTCAATACAGATCAGCCAATCGTTATTTTGTTTGATGATGTTATCACAACCTGCAATAGAAACGTCGTGAATTTCTTTTACCCCTTCAATCTTCATGATCTCACTGATGATATCGGAAAGACGAACTTCTGTTCTTAACTGGCTGTTTTTAAGCTCTTCGGTATCAATAAATCCGTTATCCAAAAGAGGTCCTTCAAAGATCTGATCTGTCGTAAGACCTTTATCAAGCATCTGTTTCAATGAATAAAAATGAACGTCCGGAGACAGATAATTATTGATGGCTCTGATTACTTTAGCGTGTACCAGTTCTTCATCTGCTTTGCTGACAAGTCCAATGCGGGCACATACGGCCACTTTCTGGATTTCAACTTCTTTAATTTCTGCCAGATCTTCACACAGGCTTCTGTTAGCATGGTAACTGTCTAATATTTTGATATTAACATTAGATTTTTCGCATCCGATTCCATCTGTATCAATATCTTCATCATAATCTACATAAAGGTCATATATTCCTTTTACATTAAAGCTTTGTGTTTTGTCTCCGATAGGTTTAAAGTCTAAATCCCCGGTTTTACAATCAACGTATAATTTTTCATTTTTAGGAACTAACCAGCAGTTACGGATCGGTCTTTTAAGACTTCCTGCCATGTTAATATCTATGAACAGCTTCCTGTAGTCCAGTTCGTTTAAAGGTCTTGACGGTAAAATTTCTGCAGCGTTTAAAAACTGAGTATGAATGTCTGTTTTTACATCATCAGATGCTAAGATATCCTCCATGTTCAGGTTCATCCTCATCCCAAGGTCCGTGATGGCATAGCTTAGAACTTCCAAAGTGGTGATCCCAGGATCATGAGAATTATAATCGGTCCAGAGTTTTCCTCCTAACTTTTCTATGTATTCAATCCCTGTTTTGCGTAGAAAATGAAAATCTGTCTGATCTCCGGTTTCTATATTTTTTGATATACTAATATGTTTATTTTCTGACATGATTATGTTTCTTCTTATTTATTATTAAATACATACCTGTTCTGTAATAGTGACATTGTGCTGCTTGGCAGATACCAGAATTGATTTTGGATCCACTTCGATTAAAGATTTCCTTTGCGGGACATTGTTCACCAGTATTTTAATATCATCAATGTAATCTACATAATACAGCTGCTCCAGATAGTTAACCAACTGATTAATATTCAGTTCTACATTAAAATCAATATTTTCAGAGTCTGTAAAAGCCCATGGCGATATGTATTTTTTAATATCTTCGTCCAGCTGTTTGATGTAGAATGTTTCGTCATACTGCTCAAAGAACTTGACCTTTGTGTCTACTTTTGCTTCTTTATAATTGGGATTAATCACCTGAGCAGTCACATGCATTGTATTTAATTCATTTACATAATTTTGAATTTTATTCAAAGAGGCTCTGCTTACTCTGGGCTGATAGACGTCAAAAGCATTTTTATTTTTAATATTCGGAACTACCATCAGGGTAACGTGGCCAGGAGCCATATAGGATTTTTCGGAAGTATGATTTAAACATTTTACCTTAAAGACTTCCGGGAATTCCTGTAATATCAAATGTTCGTAATCCCATTGTGTAATAGCTCTGTGCTTATGTCTTAATCTTTCACTCACACGTCTGTAAAACTCCGTATCTGTTTCTTTGTATTTCCCGTCAAACGAGTTATAAGGCTGGCTGACAGATTTTACCTGGGGAACTCTGGAGATCAGCTTTGCAATAGTTTTTGCTTCCAATCCATTATTGAGATGAGACAGATCATTGTCCTGATTCTGGAATGTTGCTAAAACAGCCTGAGTATAGATTCCCTGAATTTTACATACCGCATCATAGCTTCTTTGTGATTTTGCTCTGATCCAGACTAATCCGTCGGTAAATCTTGTATGGCTTTTGTCAATATCTATAGGCACTTTAAACTTGACAATCCCTGATTCCAGGAACTTTCTGGTATCGTTCTGCAGCATATAATCCGACAAACTCATCCATGTATTGCCTGAAAGAATATGCCATTCTATAAATTCTTTTTCCAGGAAGGTATCCACTAAAGGATTTTCACTTCCTTCCAGCATTTGAATTAACAGTGAAACTGTGGTCTGAGGCATTGCTTCCAGGCCGATGTACAATTCGCCTCCATGTTGGTGCACCGGTACAATACTTTTGGTTTCAACTTCTTTTTCATATTGTCCGAATGCATCTTCATGATACATCTGCACTTCGTTATTTTTTGAAGCTTCTCCGGCAGATTTTCTTTCTAAGTACGAATATGCATTTTCTTTTGCGCTGTAATTCAGCTCTATATCTTCAGCAAAAGGAATATATGGCTCGTTAGGAATAAGTTTTTTGAAAGTCGGGTTACTTGATAATGCCAATGTATACAGTTTAGGATACACATCCTGTAATGACGACTGATTAAGCGTTACCCTGATCGTCTCACTTGTTCCGGCCTTATTACTTGCATTATTTACAGAAAACCGGATTTTATACGCATCTTTTTCTTTACTGAACACATCAATATCATTAGCCTTTTCGTACCAGATTTCCTTATCCAGCAATGCAACATCCGCCTTGAAGTAACCATCAGAACCTACGATTGAGGAATTTTTTAAGCCCTCAAAATCGCTTAGACTTATATTTTGATTAGGCTGAATAACATATCCGCTGTATAAATCTT is a window from the Chryseobacterium indologenes genome containing:
- a CDS encoding PKD domain-containing protein; translated protein: MNTKLDNVTTQYRKFNDNQALTEGQLNEFIDYFEDQDRLSRTRLSGVGIVCGFQSEYVELEISPALAEKTSGDRDLEIPFDTIAITQGAGVTTDGDLITLRQAGSKNSEATIDFKAKNYRYYRNYIDVVGYEHFLIGGQQIPLLELFTTQEYLKLVNGGANAGDFKPVIDIRSSLSDKVVILYLESYSNDENPCQDADCDNNGSEQISNLKVLLADTASVSELIEKGDAKDTIYKQHNFYEKLFDSLPNIEAKRVILDTLVKTVPQLKTKFQGAISTVAELSDGFTSIAGTFNVNMNLGGQTLFDKLNPLLSGTSPGLEDYQYRYDLLKDLIDTYNEIKGLILHLNAECCPDIASFPKHLMLGNVGAKQELGGYTPLRHGFYNSPVTTSDDENYERVVMLANRFVQKVNGFQSYIGRIKITPSNLNVRLGNKAIPYYYNVDKSLLAQWNFEKTKTDRSAYNLSYHTANLAGEDFIQNPLNYNIDNNDFYRIEGHLGMPYKTALQNINDLKTQYGLAFDVIALVLNKGEKPGGEPPVREKTVSIEELRKQLTSISNDVSNRAFNSQNTLLNISKLDEQLRLLNQAEFSKEGSSEGITVVKQDPKKDDVVSELLSEFLERKSGLEHVAGVEPGGTFALIYNSETENQVLADFSLPYLCCSKKDPAFLSLPKNKLCQKDAPIAMTIVPLDGQVKAFVNGAQIPAVTQSGGQSFFDPALVNAAYFGQTITFTVNDDPVEAQMIVYAQPNVSVTTGTVSYDAPTMDENANNPDATVEFNVTGDFTGLTFTWNFDDNTPIVHNEAPANKKLHVYKLVAGQEKTFNPTLTVTNANGCSNVYRLAPLKLKGQSTISCLSGMRVVIQYRDDVDQGHVCNDATFNLKGNNIVIGGVNPYPGFIGNIHLSNTGGNQDRGNHKPGTPALSRYNEIIITQAEAKQMASQSWDGFVEFSLECALPVNNRPPTGCHQDVAYTEIYLANATVPIYKGYPNGNFLKINPCTGVTK
- a CDS encoding baseplate J/gp47 family protein, whose product is MKKTDTFSHYREGKSQMQRFLAELDPGNLELHDFDLFDWLLFANNFASHVNYFDKDDNTAPKGNWGNFFLGDDANAIPRRESVEYKSMKKQVTDLMSQFEQDSSLTPHLTLFVCFLKLLDFSKKAFNNLTKRHLDFYYNEILQIQKNDAKSDKVYVIFELAKKAIQEKIPAGTLLDGNKDANGKKRIYKTGDEIVANQAKVVEIKSFLNDAEKRELKMAPVANSADGLGDKLPEDGNYWWPFGYNSDETNSNKSIYKELPKAKLGFSIASSLFDLKEGERTITLKIDFNKNSTQKLQNLSKTDIKNNIKVLCSGEKEWLSGAVLTCIKNEEERLELSITLPKEFPAVVKYNKEVLAETFQTSFPVVRLMIEGEDYYNMYEALSEKLIKNIEIAVDVKGVKSIQIENDNGALNSEKPYYPFTAQPVKGSNFYIRCPEMFSKKWQNADITINWKNAPDSIKDLYSGYVIQPNQNISLSDFEGLKNSSIVGSDGYFKADVALLDKEIWYEKANDIDVFSKEKDAYKIRFSVNNASNKAGTSETIRVTLNQSSLQDVYPKLYTLALSSNPTFKKLIPNEPYIPFAEDIELNYSAKENAYSYLERKSAGEASKNNEVQMYHEDAFGQYEKEVETKSIVPVHQHGGELYIGLEAMPQTTVSLLIQMLEGSENPLVDTFLEKEFIEWHILSGNTWMSLSDYMLQNDTRKFLESGIVKFKVPIDIDKSHTRFTDGLVWIRAKSQRSYDAVCKIQGIYTQAVLATFQNQDNDLSHLNNGLEAKTIAKLISRVPQVKSVSQPYNSFDGKYKETDTEFYRRVSERLRHKHRAITQWDYEHLILQEFPEVFKVKCLNHTSEKSYMAPGHVTLMVVPNIKNKNAFDVYQPRVSRASLNKIQNYVNELNTMHVTAQVINPNYKEAKVDTKVKFFEQYDETFYIKQLDEDIKKYISPWAFTDSENIDFNVELNINQLVNYLEQLYYVDYIDDIKILVNNVPQRKSLIEVDPKSILVSAKQHNVTITEQVCI
- a CDS encoding PKD domain-containing protein — translated: MNNQLSNITVQYRKFSKGQYLEDPDQFNEFLDSFEDQDRLSRVLLQGVGVVCGLKPKLIYKNRLLDSIELSQGAAITTDGDLLTLSNTSKTSEDLYMSDLKTVDLENKNFTHFKAYDNFKIKYPAFYEGSEQIELWELATAHEAKSDFQPVNNLTNLEDKYLLLYLEDYEKEVKPCRGVDCDNHGIQQIRNLKVLVTTASGITHILGEDGFSLPDPVTGEVKPKRKDRLQPHPLFIEDIMEPVKQNRIILERFVSENRLNVSDLKNAYIKAVEKADYGKSVFEKTAAIAKILGVSSASYDVFKALIDRVINQEKGFQYTYDVIKDLMDTYSEIVELLPKAFTKCFPDFASFPKHIMLGKLISDIQLDSSRHQFYNSPALDDEKATQKVKTLIKRFNQQVGSFDPDTIIKNKERVKITPSQKLNPLGNKAVPFYYHVTEEFLKTWNFDKTSNRSSGNNLTFDTDWVLIGNSEQVSPLNLNIDNYSFYNIEGHQGMDYQVAFEQIKEIKDKQQLGFDIMLLSLEELKGNKDLTKAYFNEYVEKNSGLEHKRGVERKGTFIMVYDSIRNPKVIADFSLPYICCTPKAIIKLSLPTSVICAESSPIPFTVSPMNGVIKASVGNGVKIINGQYVFDPKAVEEQFYGQEITFTVNGKATDCSIKVISEPDVKIEVVEPVIYPGGDSTATIVNVKVSGTNFADYDYSWDFLGNDVWVPIKPDVHGFVSYKYLNLDLKNIPVIRVKVDGSGCIQDVIIRDWYDAPVRLSLATDIICSVSDSIPFIDLFPTNGIVKASAGAEASVVSGNGSYSFNPNAVNSALYGQYITFTVNDKPTNCRIKVIPPPKVSINYTVDYPANSSTETTINIDVSGPYFTEYMYEWDFLGTGQFTPPKPINGKISYKYSNLDPKNIPVIGVKVTGGGCSQYTTIRDWYDAPVQLSLPVSSICSESGPVSFNVVPSNGVVAASAGAESSVISGSGGYSFNPNLLNPALHGQLITFTVNGKQTNCSIRVITTPNIGISVKSVDYPAGNSNETKVNFVVSGPGFTSYTYSVDGNPLSQPDANGNMSYTLMNVDPKNIPVINVKVSNGECTQTITIRDWYVAIKKIDLSDSVNCCPATLPIIKADAGAKDLRFSLELGRFGLKGSGDGAPVLLYFWSKLEGPNVRLISDPANGELIVEDLIAGNYKFQLLVKDANSDAFSIDTTTVTVY